In one window of Micromonospora cathayae DNA:
- a CDS encoding ABC transporter permease has product MSALAHLPGSTGPATGPGSPPPARPGRRRLLPYLLLLPGAAWLTVFFVVPLFQLAATSLYDPTGSLATGYAMSWAFGNYPDAVQAYWPQFGRSFLYAGAALLVALLLGYPLAYAIALKAGRWKNLLLICVVAPMFTSFLVRTLAWKTILSDNGWLVGLLRDVHLLGADGRLLATPFAVVLGLTYNFLPFLVLPLYASLERLDTRLLEAASDLYAGPVQTFRRVVLPLSMPGLVAGTLLFFIPASGDYINAELLGTPNEYMIGNVIDSAFLVRLDYPQGAALSFLLMAAVLAVVFGYLRRSGTEEVL; this is encoded by the coding sequence GTGAGCGCGCTCGCCCACCTGCCCGGCAGCACCGGCCCGGCCACCGGGCCGGGGTCGCCCCCGCCGGCCCGCCCCGGGCGGCGCCGGCTGCTGCCGTATCTGCTCCTGCTGCCCGGGGCGGCCTGGCTGACCGTCTTCTTCGTGGTCCCGCTGTTCCAGCTCGCCGCCACCAGCCTGTACGACCCGACCGGCTCGCTCGCCACCGGGTACGCGATGAGCTGGGCGTTCGGCAACTACCCGGACGCGGTGCAGGCGTACTGGCCGCAGTTCGGGCGGTCGTTCCTGTACGCCGGGGCGGCCCTGCTGGTGGCCCTGCTGCTCGGCTACCCGCTGGCGTACGCGATCGCGTTGAAGGCGGGCCGCTGGAAGAACCTGCTGCTGATCTGCGTGGTCGCGCCGATGTTCACCAGCTTCCTGGTGCGCACCCTGGCCTGGAAGACCATCCTGTCCGACAACGGGTGGCTGGTCGGGCTGCTGCGGGACGTACACCTGCTCGGGGCCGACGGGCGGCTGCTCGCCACCCCGTTCGCGGTGGTGCTCGGGCTGACGTACAACTTCCTGCCGTTCCTGGTGCTGCCGCTGTACGCGAGCCTGGAGCGGTTGGACACCCGGCTGCTGGAGGCGGCCAGCGACCTGTACGCGGGCCCGGTGCAGACGTTCCGCCGGGTGGTGCTGCCGCTGTCGATGCCCGGCCTGGTCGCCGGGACGCTGCTGTTCTTCATCCCGGCCAGCGGCGACTACATCAACGCCGAGCTGCTCGGCACACCCAACGAGTACATGATCGGCAACGTCATCGACTCGGCGTTCCTGGTCCGGCTGGACTACCCGCAGGGCGCGGCGCTGTCGTTCCTGCTGATGGCGGCGGTCCTCGCGGTGGTCTTCGGCTACCTGCGGCGCAGCGGCACCGAGGAGGTCCTGTGA
- a CDS encoding ABC transporter permease, whose protein sequence is MSRAGRWLADRWAVGVALLVLGYLLLPVAVVAGLSLNRPASRLSYDFHEFTLDNWRNPCASADMCDAVVRSVQIGFLATVASTVLGTLMAFALARHRFRGRSTVNVLIFLPMATPELVMGTSLLALFVSAGVPQGFWTVVIAHVMFCVSFVVVTVKARLAGMDRRLEEAAMDLYASEWQTFRRITLPLALPGIVAAALLAFSLSFDDFIITNFNAGTTVTFPMYVWGAAQRGIPPQVNVIGTAMFAIALLLVLFTTIRTSRSVRRSLSG, encoded by the coding sequence ATGTCCCGCGCGGGCCGGTGGCTGGCCGACCGGTGGGCGGTCGGGGTGGCGCTGCTCGTCCTCGGCTACCTGCTGCTGCCGGTGGCCGTGGTGGCCGGGCTGTCGCTGAACCGTCCGGCCAGCCGGCTGTCGTACGACTTCCACGAGTTCACCCTGGACAACTGGCGTAACCCGTGCGCCAGCGCCGACATGTGCGACGCGGTGGTCCGCAGCGTGCAGATCGGTTTCCTCGCCACGGTCGCCTCGACCGTACTGGGCACGCTGATGGCGTTCGCCCTGGCCCGGCACCGGTTCCGTGGCCGGTCCACGGTCAACGTGCTGATCTTCCTGCCGATGGCCACCCCGGAGCTGGTGATGGGGACGTCCCTGCTCGCCCTCTTCGTCTCCGCCGGGGTGCCACAGGGCTTCTGGACCGTCGTCATCGCGCACGTCATGTTCTGCGTGTCGTTCGTGGTGGTGACGGTGAAGGCCCGGCTGGCCGGTATGGACCGGCGGCTGGAGGAAGCGGCGATGGACCTCTACGCCAGCGAGTGGCAGACGTTCCGGCGGATCACCCTGCCGCTGGCGCTGCCCGGCATCGTCGCCGCCGCGCTGCTGGCCTTCTCCCTCTCCTTCGACGATTTCATCATCACCAACTTCAACGCCGGCACCACGGTCACCTTCCCGATGTACGTCTGGGGCGCCGCGCAGCGGGGAATCCCGCCGCAGGTCAACGTCATCGGTACTGCCATGTTCGCGATCGCCCTGCTGCTCGTCCTGTTCACCACCATCCGTACGTCCCGTTCCGTTCGGCGCTCACTGTCGGGTTAG
- a CDS encoding saccharopine dehydrogenase family protein, with translation MRILIVGAGGVGSAAVAVAARRTFFDTVVVADREPERAANAVAGHGDRFTAATVDASSAAAVAALCREHRITHVLNAVDPRFVMPIFDGAFAAGADYLDMAMSLSRPHPDQPYELPGVKLGDDQFAAANQWADAGRLALVGIGVEPGLADVFARYAADELFSEIDEVGIRDGSNLIVEGYDFAPSFSIWTTIEECLNPPVIWERGRGWFTTEPFSEPEVFDFPGGIGPVECVNVEHEEVLLVPRWVPAKRVTFKYGLGAEFIEVLKTLHKLGLDSTSPVPVRGQNVSPRDVVAACLPDPATLGRRMSGKTCAGTYVTGTGKDGNPRRVYLHHVVDNEWSMNEYGHQAVVWQTAINPIVALELLATGAWGGVGVLGPEALPPKPFLDLLTAYGSPWGIQEK, from the coding sequence ATGAGGATCCTCATCGTTGGAGCCGGTGGGGTCGGCTCAGCTGCTGTCGCCGTCGCCGCACGGCGTACCTTCTTCGACACGGTGGTCGTCGCCGACCGGGAACCGGAGCGGGCCGCCAACGCGGTCGCCGGCCACGGTGACCGGTTCACCGCGGCCACCGTCGACGCCTCCTCGGCCGCCGCCGTGGCCGCGCTCTGCCGGGAACACCGGATCACCCACGTCCTCAACGCCGTCGACCCGCGCTTCGTCATGCCGATCTTCGACGGGGCGTTCGCCGCCGGCGCCGACTACCTCGACATGGCGATGTCGCTGTCCCGCCCGCACCCCGACCAGCCGTACGAGCTGCCCGGGGTCAAACTCGGCGACGACCAGTTCGCCGCCGCGAACCAGTGGGCCGACGCCGGCCGGCTCGCCCTGGTCGGCATCGGCGTCGAACCCGGCCTGGCCGACGTGTTCGCCCGGTACGCCGCCGACGAACTGTTCAGCGAGATCGACGAGGTCGGTATCCGGGACGGCTCCAACCTGATCGTCGAGGGGTACGACTTCGCCCCGTCCTTCTCCATCTGGACCACCATCGAGGAGTGCCTCAACCCGCCGGTCATCTGGGAACGCGGGCGCGGCTGGTTCACCACCGAACCGTTCAGCGAACCGGAGGTCTTCGACTTCCCCGGCGGCATCGGCCCCGTCGAGTGCGTCAACGTCGAGCACGAGGAGGTGCTGCTCGTCCCGCGCTGGGTGCCGGCGAAACGGGTCACCTTCAAGTACGGCCTCGGCGCGGAGTTCATCGAGGTGCTCAAGACCCTGCACAAGCTCGGCCTCGACTCGACGTCCCCGGTGCCGGTACGCGGCCAGAACGTCTCGCCCCGGGACGTGGTCGCCGCCTGCCTGCCCGACCCGGCCACCCTCGGCCGCCGGATGAGCGGCAAGACCTGCGCCGGCACGTACGTCACCGGCACCGGCAAGGACGGCAACCCGCGCCGGGTGTACCTGCACCACGTGGTCGACAACGAGTGGTCGATGAACGAGTACGGCCACCAGGCTGTCGTTTGGCAGACCGCCATCAACCCGATCGTCGCGCTGGAACTGCTCGCCACCGGCGCGTGGGGCGGGGTGGGGGTGCTCGGCCCGGAGGCGCTGCCGCCGAAGCCGTTCCTCGACCTGCTCACCGCGTACGGCTCACCGTGGGGGATCCAGGAGAAGTGA
- the speB gene encoding agmatinase, with product MSRYGSMYGPEVTFLGVPPCTLAEPASYFDADVVIVGAPFDGGTSHRPGTRFGPSAIRQACYLPHDGSRPSLALGVDALRDLCVYDAGDVEMFAGDIERSLAALETAVHAVAAAGAIPVVLGGDHSIALPDATGVARHHGIGRVSLVHFDAHADTGDVEFGSLYGHGQPMRRLIESGAVRGDRFLQIGLRGYWPGPQTLAWMADQRMRSYEMTELVARGLDECLTEAYALAVDDCDGVFLSVDVDVVDPGMAPGTGTPEPGGLTSRQLLDAVRRCCYELPVVGVDVVEVAPPYDHADITAYLGNRVVLEALSAIARRRRDAAGGSPPWDPRRPLLG from the coding sequence GTGAGCCGCTACGGAAGCATGTACGGACCCGAGGTGACCTTCCTCGGCGTACCACCCTGCACCCTCGCCGAGCCGGCGTCGTACTTCGACGCCGACGTGGTGATCGTCGGCGCGCCGTTCGACGGCGGCACCTCGCACCGTCCCGGTACCCGGTTCGGCCCGTCCGCCATCCGGCAGGCCTGCTACCTGCCGCACGACGGCTCCCGGCCGTCCCTGGCCCTCGGCGTCGACGCGCTGCGCGACCTGTGCGTCTACGACGCCGGGGACGTGGAGATGTTCGCCGGGGACATCGAACGCTCGCTGGCCGCCCTGGAGACGGCGGTGCATGCGGTCGCCGCCGCCGGGGCGATCCCGGTGGTGCTCGGCGGCGACCACTCCATCGCGCTGCCCGACGCCACCGGGGTGGCCCGGCACCACGGAATCGGCCGGGTGTCGCTGGTGCACTTCGACGCGCACGCCGACACCGGGGACGTCGAGTTCGGGTCCCTGTACGGGCACGGGCAGCCGATGCGCCGGCTCATCGAGTCCGGGGCGGTCCGCGGCGACCGGTTCCTCCAGATCGGGCTGCGCGGCTACTGGCCCGGCCCGCAGACCCTGGCCTGGATGGCCGACCAGCGGATGCGCTCGTACGAGATGACCGAGCTGGTGGCGCGCGGCCTGGACGAATGTCTCACCGAGGCGTACGCGCTCGCCGTCGACGACTGCGACGGGGTGTTCCTGTCGGTGGACGTGGACGTGGTCGACCCGGGGATGGCCCCGGGCACCGGCACCCCGGAACCGGGCGGCCTGACCAGCCGGCAACTGCTCGACGCGGTCCGCCGCTGCTGCTACGAGCTGCCCGTGGTCGGGGTGGACGTGGTCGAGGTCGCCCCGCCGTACGACCACGCCGACATCACCGCGTACCTGGGCAACCGGGTGGTCCTGGAGGCGCTGTCGGCGATCGCCCGGCGTCGTCGGGACGCCGCCGGTGGTTCCCCGCCGTGGGATCCGCGCCGCCCGCTGCTCGGCTGA
- a CDS encoding G5 domain-containing protein — protein MASRRSSHAADSPSRPTGGGSGRTTLALLAGVITFVLACGAELTVVGALLGIRPGASPAVDGQPEWAGPAAAPAGPSSPPPAGGSPSPGPSGEVETKRVRETARIPFPVQTVEDATVPDGQQVIRTRGVTGQKTLTYEVTYVDGEPTGKRLVDSVVTRVPVTQIVAVGTSRTAECDPNYSGCVPVAEDVDCAGRGDGPTWITGTVKVTGEDVYNLDRNDNGIACDEKN, from the coding sequence ATGGCGTCGCGTCGGTCGTCTCATGCTGCGGATAGCCCGTCCCGTCCCACCGGCGGTGGGAGCGGCCGGACCACGCTGGCGCTACTCGCCGGGGTGATCACCTTCGTGCTGGCCTGCGGTGCGGAGCTGACCGTGGTCGGGGCGCTGCTCGGCATCCGACCCGGTGCGTCACCGGCGGTCGACGGACAGCCGGAGTGGGCCGGTCCGGCCGCCGCGCCCGCCGGGCCGTCCTCCCCACCGCCGGCCGGCGGGAGTCCGTCCCCGGGCCCGTCCGGCGAGGTCGAGACGAAGCGGGTCCGGGAGACCGCCCGGATCCCGTTCCCGGTGCAGACCGTGGAGGACGCCACGGTCCCCGACGGGCAGCAGGTGATCCGGACCCGGGGCGTGACCGGACAGAAGACCCTCACCTACGAGGTCACCTACGTCGACGGGGAACCCACCGGGAAGCGGCTGGTCGACTCGGTGGTGACCCGGGTGCCGGTGACCCAGATCGTCGCGGTGGGCACCTCCCGGACGGCCGAGTGCGACCCGAACTACAGCGGCTGCGTACCGGTCGCCGAGGACGTCGACTGCGCCGGGCGCGGGGACGGCCCGACCTGGATCACCGGCACGGTCAAGGTGACCGGCGAGGACGTCTACAACCTCGACCGCAACGACAACGGCATCGCCTGCGACGAAAAGAACTGA
- a CDS encoding type II toxin-antitoxin system RelE/ParE family toxin: MGTTGNRRWSVRVTGEVRQWLRDLRQADPSTYHSVSVAIDMLAEVGPALGRPLVDTLRGSQVSNLKELRPRSGRDVAVRVLFVFDPWSQAVLLVTGNKAGNWTRWYDEHVPLAEKVYKTWLDQERERRGKG, translated from the coding sequence GTGGGGACGACGGGTAACCGACGGTGGTCGGTACGGGTCACCGGAGAGGTCCGGCAATGGTTACGGGATCTACGGCAGGCGGACCCGTCCACCTACCACTCGGTGAGCGTGGCGATCGACATGCTGGCGGAGGTCGGCCCAGCCCTGGGACGACCGTTGGTGGACACGCTCCGGGGCTCCCAGGTCAGTAACCTCAAAGAACTGCGACCGAGGTCCGGACGGGATGTGGCGGTGCGTGTGCTGTTCGTCTTCGATCCGTGGTCGCAGGCCGTCCTGCTGGTGACGGGAAACAAGGCGGGCAACTGGACCCGGTGGTACGACGAACACGTTCCGCTGGCGGAGAAGGTCTACAAGACCTGGCTCGACCAGGAGCGGGAGCGGAGGGGGAAAGGGTGA
- a CDS encoding helix-turn-helix domain-containing protein, producing MTEFYDWEDVRAELADEDAAAQQAERARTEAWVSAFHLAEERKRLGLTQRQVAELMGVTPGRVSQIENGDLDVNEVATLSRYAAALGARLRIIFDYGNDLRQIA from the coding sequence GTGACCGAGTTCTACGACTGGGAAGACGTCCGCGCGGAACTGGCGGACGAGGATGCCGCCGCACAACAGGCGGAACGCGCACGTACCGAGGCGTGGGTGAGCGCGTTCCACCTCGCCGAGGAACGGAAGCGACTGGGCCTCACCCAGCGTCAGGTGGCGGAGCTGATGGGTGTGACGCCGGGCCGGGTCAGCCAGATCGAGAACGGCGACCTGGACGTCAACGAGGTGGCGACGTTGAGCCGGTACGCCGCGGCGCTGGGCGCCCGACTCCGCATCATCTTCGACTACGGCAACGATCTGCGCCAGATCGCCTGA
- a CDS encoding DUF433 domain-containing protein produces the protein MGGLPCVRDTRVTATAVLGQLAAGRSIEELLDDYPYLDREDVLAVLEFAAA, from the coding sequence ATGGGCGGGCTGCCGTGTGTCCGCGACACCAGGGTCACCGCGACAGCCGTGTTGGGGCAACTCGCCGCCGGACGCAGCATCGAAGAGCTGCTTGACGATTACCCGTACCTGGATCGCGAGGACGTGCTCGCAGTGCTGGAGTTCGCCGCCGCCTGA
- a CDS encoding DUF779 domain-containing protein, whose product MPVVSVTPAAAGLIRSLRERHGPLMFHQSGGCCDGSAPMCFPVGEFRTGGSDVRLAALEIEGVPEPVEFWMSASQWELWKHTTLTVDVVPGRGSGFSLEAPEGVRFLIRSRLAD is encoded by the coding sequence ATGCCGGTGGTGTCGGTGACCCCCGCGGCGGCCGGGCTGATCCGGTCGCTGCGGGAGCGGCACGGCCCGCTGATGTTCCACCAGTCCGGGGGCTGCTGCGACGGCAGCGCGCCGATGTGTTTCCCGGTCGGCGAGTTCCGGACCGGCGGGTCGGACGTGCGGCTCGCGGCTCTGGAGATCGAGGGGGTTCCGGAGCCGGTCGAGTTCTGGATGTCGGCCAGCCAGTGGGAACTGTGGAAGCACACCACGTTGACCGTGGACGTGGTGCCGGGGCGGGGCAGCGGATTCTCCCTGGAGGCCCCGGAGGGTGTCCGCTTCCTCATCCGCTCCCGACTGGCCGACTGA
- the adh gene encoding aldehyde dehydrogenase: MTRYDAPTHWQSRYDHFIGGEYVKPHGGRYFENPTPVTGQTFCEVARGTAEDVERALDAAHGAADAWGRTPVAERALLLNRIADRMQEHLVDLAVAETWENGKPVRETLAADIPLAIDHFRYFAGAVRAQEGSLGELDDDTVAYHFHEPLGVVGQIIPWNFPLLMATWKLAPALAAGNAVVLKPAEQTPASIHYWLSLVADLLPPGVLNIVNGFGVEAGKPLASSPRVAKVAFTGETTTGRLIMQYASENIKPVTLELGGKSPNVFFDDVSRERDDFFDKALEGFTMFALNQGEVCTCPSRALIQQGHYADFLAAAVDRTKAVRQGHPLDTDTMIGAQASNDQLEKILSYLDIGRQEGAKVLAGGERADLGGELSGGYYVQPTIFEGDNAMRIFQEEIFGPVVSVTGFADLDDAVKIANDTLYGLGAGVWTRDMNTAYRAGRAIQAGRVWTNCYHAYPAHAAFGGYKQSGIGRENHKMMLEHYQQTKNLLVSYSTKKLGFF, from the coding sequence ATGACGCGCTACGACGCGCCGACGCACTGGCAGTCCCGGTACGACCATTTCATCGGCGGCGAGTACGTGAAGCCGCACGGCGGACGGTACTTCGAGAACCCGACCCCGGTGACCGGGCAGACCTTCTGCGAGGTGGCCCGGGGCACCGCCGAGGACGTGGAGCGGGCGCTCGACGCGGCGCACGGCGCGGCCGACGCCTGGGGGCGGACCCCGGTGGCCGAGCGGGCGCTGCTGCTGAACCGGATCGCCGACCGAATGCAGGAGCACCTGGTGGACCTGGCGGTCGCCGAGACCTGGGAGAACGGCAAGCCGGTCCGGGAGACCCTGGCCGCCGACATCCCGCTCGCGATCGACCACTTCCGGTACTTCGCCGGGGCGGTCCGGGCCCAGGAGGGTTCGCTCGGTGAACTGGACGACGACACCGTGGCGTACCACTTCCACGAGCCGCTGGGTGTGGTCGGGCAGATCATCCCGTGGAACTTTCCGCTGCTGATGGCGACCTGGAAGCTCGCCCCGGCGCTGGCCGCCGGCAACGCGGTGGTGCTGAAGCCGGCCGAGCAGACCCCGGCGTCCATCCACTACTGGCTGTCGCTGGTCGCCGACCTGCTCCCGCCGGGCGTGCTGAACATCGTCAACGGCTTCGGGGTGGAGGCCGGCAAGCCGCTGGCGTCGTCGCCCCGGGTGGCGAAGGTGGCGTTCACCGGGGAGACCACCACCGGGCGGCTGATCATGCAGTACGCCAGCGAGAACATCAAACCGGTCACCCTGGAGCTGGGCGGCAAGAGCCCGAACGTCTTCTTCGACGACGTGAGCCGGGAGCGGGACGACTTCTTCGACAAGGCGCTCGAGGGGTTCACCATGTTCGCCCTCAACCAGGGCGAGGTGTGCACCTGCCCGTCCCGGGCGCTGATCCAGCAGGGCCACTACGCCGACTTCCTGGCCGCCGCCGTCGACCGGACGAAGGCGGTACGCCAGGGGCACCCGCTGGACACCGACACGATGATCGGCGCGCAGGCGTCCAACGACCAGTTGGAGAAGATCCTGTCGTACCTGGACATCGGCCGGCAGGAGGGCGCGAAGGTGCTGGCCGGCGGGGAGCGGGCCGACCTGGGTGGGGAGCTGTCCGGCGGTTACTACGTGCAGCCGACCATCTTCGAGGGCGACAACGCGATGCGGATCTTCCAGGAGGAGATCTTCGGCCCGGTGGTGTCGGTGACCGGCTTCGCCGACCTGGACGACGCCGTGAAGATCGCCAACGACACCCTGTACGGGCTGGGGGCCGGCGTCTGGACCCGGGACATGAACACCGCGTACCGGGCCGGGCGGGCCATCCAGGCCGGCCGGGTCTGGACCAACTGCTACCACGCGTACCCGGCGCACGCCGCGTTCGGCGGGTACAAGCAGTCCGGCATCGGCCGGGAGAACCACAAGATGATGCTGGAGCACTACCAGCAGACCAAGAACCTGCTGGTCAGCTACTCCACCAAGAAGCTCGGCTTCTTCTGA
- a CDS encoding transcriptional regulator has product MADPWLALEFGADPRERIAQVGAAHEAFLTEAADPGRVRDVVANSWRRSVGALLDPEATPPVELTGADLEDYRAGHPLARVLPLFRDLLGGIATDGAHLMAVCDAYGRLLWVEGHPGVLRRAEGMNFVPGARWDETHAGTNAPGTALAVDHSVQIFATEHFSRPVQRWTCAAAPIHDPLTGRLLGAVDITGGDHLANPQSLALVRATARAAEAWLAGPSGLAVPKGTAGPAVADQPDVVAVTALGRDEVELRYAGRRVRLGRRHSELLVLLVQHPDGRTGEQLGLDLYGDDRLHPVTLRAEMSRLRRILGPELLDSRPYRLRPTVRADFRTVTELLERGQVAGALDAYRGSLLPASDAPGVVRLRRLVDGQVRAAVLAGGDPALLAAWTATPAGADDLAAWQALARALPPGAPRRPLAAARARQLAEEYGLTGATSLQRPGN; this is encoded by the coding sequence GTGGCCGACCCGTGGCTCGCCCTGGAGTTCGGTGCCGATCCGCGCGAACGGATCGCCCAGGTCGGTGCCGCCCACGAGGCGTTCCTGACCGAGGCGGCCGACCCCGGACGGGTACGCGACGTGGTGGCGAACTCGTGGCGGCGGTCGGTCGGGGCGCTGCTCGACCCGGAGGCCACCCCACCGGTCGAGCTGACCGGGGCCGACCTGGAGGACTACCGGGCCGGGCACCCGCTGGCCCGGGTGCTGCCGCTGTTCCGGGACCTGCTCGGCGGGATCGCCACCGACGGGGCGCACCTGATGGCGGTCTGTGACGCGTACGGGCGGCTGCTCTGGGTGGAGGGTCATCCGGGGGTGCTCCGCAGGGCCGAGGGCATGAACTTCGTGCCCGGGGCCCGCTGGGACGAGACACACGCCGGCACCAACGCGCCGGGTACCGCCCTCGCGGTCGACCACAGCGTGCAGATCTTCGCCACCGAGCATTTCAGCCGGCCGGTGCAACGCTGGACCTGCGCCGCCGCGCCGATCCACGATCCGCTGACCGGGCGGCTGCTCGGCGCGGTCGACATCACCGGCGGCGACCACCTGGCCAACCCGCAGAGCCTGGCCCTGGTCCGGGCCACCGCGCGGGCCGCCGAGGCGTGGCTGGCCGGACCGTCCGGGCTGGCGGTACCGAAGGGGACGGCCGGGCCGGCGGTAGCGGACCAGCCGGACGTGGTCGCGGTGACCGCGCTCGGTCGGGACGAGGTGGAGCTGCGGTACGCCGGTCGGCGGGTCCGGCTCGGCCGGCGGCACAGTGAGCTGCTGGTCCTGCTGGTGCAGCATCCGGACGGGCGGACCGGCGAGCAACTCGGCCTGGACCTGTACGGCGACGACCGGCTGCACCCGGTCACCCTGCGCGCCGAGATGTCCCGGCTGCGCCGCATCCTCGGTCCGGAGCTGCTCGACTCCCGCCCGTACCGGCTGCGGCCGACCGTCCGGGCGGACTTCCGTACCGTCACCGAACTGCTGGAACGCGGCCAGGTGGCGGGGGCGCTCGACGCGTACCGGGGAAGTCTGCTGCCGGCGTCGGACGCGCCGGGAGTGGTCCGGCTGCGCCGGCTGGTCGACGGGCAGGTGCGGGCGGCGGTGCTGGCCGGCGGTGATCCGGCGCTGCTCGCGGCCTGGACGGCGACGCCGGCCGGGGCCGACGACCTGGCCGCCTGGCAGGCCCTGGCGCGGGCGTTGCCGCCGGGTGCGCCGCGCCGGCCGCTCGCGGCGGCCCGCGCCCGCCAGCTCGCCGAGGAGTACGGACTCACCGGCGCAACGTCGTTGCAACGTCCGGGTAACTAG
- a CDS encoding DUF397 domain-containing protein — protein MDQGEAASTARRTTATWRKSSRSNGSGECVEMAADLDGLVGLRDSKDPSGPVLMFPPARWTAFVQGLKNDNLCS, from the coding sequence GTGGACCAGGGCGAGGCGGCCAGCACGGCCAGGCGCACCACCGCGACGTGGCGTAAGAGCAGCCGCAGCAACGGCTCCGGCGAATGCGTCGAGATGGCAGCAGACCTTGACGGCCTGGTCGGTCTACGCGACAGCAAAGATCCATCCGGCCCCGTCCTGATGTTCCCACCGGCCCGCTGGACGGCATTCGTGCAGGGGCTCAAGAACGACAACCTCTGTTCTTGA
- a CDS encoding helix-turn-helix domain-containing protein gives MTGSPTVRRRRLATALRRLREQTGMTADQAAKEIGISKSALSRIENAQVSVLPPVARGLLELYGVEGEEVDALVQVARDARKRGWWQAYDDVLPEWFEVYVGLEAEASEIRVFQPQLVPGLLQTPDYARAIVRAEHPDAPTEEVNRRVELRLRRQESETSPKLWAVLDESVLHRPVGGSGTFKAQLRHLLDAAEQPGTTVQILTFGAGEYGSMGSAFIVLAFPEPADPGIVYLENRAGSLYLEGQQVREYSRVFEHLVANAASARESRDLIQKAIDRL, from the coding sequence ATGACAGGAAGCCCCACAGTGCGCAGAAGGCGACTCGCCACCGCCCTGCGTCGCCTCCGCGAGCAGACCGGCATGACCGCCGACCAGGCGGCCAAGGAGATCGGCATCTCCAAGTCGGCGCTGAGCCGGATCGAGAACGCCCAGGTCTCCGTCCTCCCGCCCGTCGCCCGTGGGCTCCTCGAGCTGTACGGGGTGGAGGGCGAGGAGGTCGACGCGCTCGTCCAGGTCGCCCGGGACGCCCGCAAGCGCGGCTGGTGGCAGGCGTACGACGACGTCCTGCCCGAGTGGTTCGAGGTCTACGTAGGACTCGAAGCCGAAGCCTCCGAGATCCGCGTGTTCCAACCGCAACTCGTTCCCGGCCTGCTCCAGACGCCCGACTACGCCCGCGCGATCGTCCGCGCCGAACACCCGGACGCGCCGACGGAGGAGGTGAACCGACGCGTGGAGCTGCGCCTTCGTCGCCAGGAGTCCGAGACCTCACCCAAGCTGTGGGCGGTGCTGGACGAGTCCGTGCTGCACCGACCGGTCGGCGGATCGGGAACCTTCAAGGCTCAACTCCGCCACCTGCTCGATGCCGCTGAGCAGCCCGGCACCACCGTGCAGATCCTCACCTTCGGTGCCGGCGAGTACGGCTCGATGGGTAGCGCCTTCATCGTTCTCGCGTTCCCGGAGCCCGCCGATCCCGGGATCGTCTACCTGGAGAACCGCGCGGGTAGTCTCTACCTCGAAGGCCAACAGGTCAGGGAGTACAGCCGCGTCTTCGAGCACCTGGTCGCCAACGCCGCCAGCGCCCGCGAGTCACGCGACCTGATCCAGAAGGCGATCGACAGGTTGTGA
- a CDS encoding DivIVA domain-containing protein, protein MRLFFRRRTENPGRHHRPPRQRPARGGLYRSAVCAPLRPTQVRGRSFGTTGFGRRGLDPGEVTDFLDRVAGDLAGLYAALEQAREENARIKDALRQWQTRQARREQRNAGWF, encoded by the coding sequence ATGCGGCTGTTCTTCCGGCGGCGTACCGAGAACCCTGGCCGGCACCACCGGCCGCCCCGGCAGCGACCGGCGCGGGGTGGGTTGTACCGGTCGGCGGTGTGCGCGCCGTTGCGGCCTACGCAGGTGCGCGGGCGGTCGTTCGGCACCACCGGGTTCGGGCGGCGTGGCCTGGACCCGGGCGAGGTGACCGACTTCCTGGATCGGGTGGCCGGTGACCTGGCGGGCCTGTACGCGGCGTTGGAGCAGGCTCGGGAGGAGAACGCGCGGATCAAGGACGCGCTGCGGCAGTGGCAGACCCGTCAGGCGCGGCGGGAACAACGTAACGCGGGGTGGTTCTGA